The Salvelinus namaycush isolate Seneca chromosome 5, SaNama_1.0, whole genome shotgun sequence genome segment gctcTTCATTAAATAGTAGTCTATTAGTCTCAACGCagtctcaaactagacactaatgtacttgtcctcttactcagttgtgcaccggggcctcccactctttctattctggttagagccagtttgtgctgttctgtgaagggagtagtacacagcgttgtacgagatctttagtttctttgcaatttctcgcatggaatagccttaatttctcagaacaagaatagatgtacgagtttcagaagaaagtgctttatttctagccattttgagcctgtaatcgaagccacaaatgctgatgctccagatactcaactagtctaaaggccagttttattgcttttttaatcaggacaagttttctaatgatcaattagccttttaaaatgataaacttggattagctaacacaacgtgccattggaacacaggagtgatggttgctgataattggcctctgtacgcctatgtagatattccattaaatatcagccatttccagctacaatagtcatttacaacattaacaatgtctacactgtatttctgatcaattgttattttaatttcaaaaacaaggacatttctaagtgaccccaaacttttgaacggtagtgtatattcaaCTTACTGTTTATTAATCTGTACATTTCCAATAATGCGTTTGTTATTTCAACAGACTCAGCAGCACAAGTTTGTGAACTGGCAGTGTGACCTGGAGTACCGCGGTGACGACTTCACATCTGCTGTTACCCTGGGCAACCCAGACGTCCTCCTCGGCTCTGGTAGGATTGTTTTCTCATCAAAGACTTCACTGGTGGTCCATGATGCTGCAAAACGACCCATCTCTCCTACAAGCACATTTGTGTGGAAGCTTCATCACTTACAGCAATAATGTTCTTGTTACCCAGCCTTTTGATCACACGTTATGATGGCCTCTGTAAACGGGCTGGTTATTATTCAGACATGAGTCCTTTTCTTGTGCTCTACTGTAACATCTATGATGACTGATGAAGATGTTGCTGTCCTCAGGTATTATCGTGGCTCACTACCTCCAGTCCATCAGTCCAGCCCTGGCGTTGGGAGGAGAGCTGGTCTACCACCGGAGGCCTGGAGAGGAGGGAGCAGTCACCTCTCTAATGGGCAGATACACAGGTGAGACCCACTCTGACCCGCATCACCTTCTGTTAGAGCCAGGAGTTTTACTGGTCAGGTCACTGAGATTAATATTCTTCTTGTTTTTACTCCAGGCAATAATTATGTTGCCACATTGACTCTAGGAGGTGCTGGTGCTCATGCAACGTACTACCACAGAGCCAATGACCAGGTACCCAAACTAAGCTATCCTATCACCTCTACCTTGCCCCTAGTCTAGACCACACAACTCCTCAAGCTTTAGTGTGGATCACTGTGCAAAATAGTTGAGAATCCACTGGTAACCTACCATCTCTAGACCACGACTACAGGCACAGTACCATCCCTCTCCTATGAGTTGTGCTTAGTTGAAAGTTTGACCATGCTAATGGACCACTCCTTTTCTGACATGGAGGTGTTAGCCCACTGAAATACTTGAGGCTATGTAGCACCACAGTGCTAGGTCTGTTTGAGACCATCTTGTTGTCCTATCAACTCAGCTGCAGCTGGGGGTGGAGTTTGAGGGCAGCATGCGGACGCAGGAGACCGCAGTATCGTTTGGGTACCAGCTGGACCTCCCTAAAGCCAACCTGCTCTTTAAAGGTAAGCAACTGTCTGTCCCTCTACAGCACAGCTATTCAGTCAGACCTCTAGGGTTAATTGATCCATTTAATGTCATTGATTGGCCAGAGTTCATCCACCTGCTGTCCCAGGTCTGAATTATTTCCTGATCAgtccctcccctccatccctgtctccaGGTTCGGTAGACAGTAACTGGGTGGTGGGGGCGGTCCTGGAGAAGAAGCTGctgcccctgcctctctccttggCCCTGGGAGCCTTCCTTAACCAAAAGAAGAACACGTTCCAGTGTGGCGTCAACGTCACCGTCGGCTAGACCTCCTCCAGCCGCCTCCGACACACTGGGCCATGCTTGGACCAGCACTTGTCATGTATGTATCTACTGGATTCAGAGACTCTCCTATACTGTGAATTGTGGGGCAGAGAGTTACTCTATGCCAGGCCTACATATTGTAGCACAAGTCTATTTCCTTCCAATGAAAACCTCATACATTTGGCAATTTTCAAACTATACATTCTTTAGGAAAGGGGAAAAAAGCTATATTTTACTATTAACGAATATACAATTACCAAACTTCAGAAGCATTTTGATTACATTATCTTGGTCCTAGAGTCATGAAATGTTCAGAGTACACTGAGTGCAGTTACTGCTTTTAATACATGTAACAAACATTGGCAGAAATGGAGTTGAGGTTTTCACCAGACCGTGATGAAATGTATTTAGAATCATAAATAAACAACTTTTGTATTTTTGGCTTTTGATGACGTTAAAGACCATTAAGGTCGTGCATGTGTCCGTGTGGTGCTATGCATGAGAGGAAATAATGTAGAAAAATATTTATTCTTGGACTTATCAATTCTACATTATTCAAAGTAAACAACAGTTACCCAGAAAAGAGAGCCTGAAAAATAATCATGAATTTCAAGTAAGGTAGCAACATTCAAGACCTCCTGGTGGAGCTCCAGTTTCCACACAGCCATCACACACACGGTGATAACAGTTCTGAATTAAGTCTATTCAGGAAACTGCAATAACGTTCATTCTTCCAGTGTATTAGTCTCTTTACAAATCCATATGCATCCAGCTGAGCGCTAGAAGTACATAATCATACCAGCATAGGCTCTATAGTCCAACAGTAGTAAATAAACTTCCTCCTTGTTTTAAGCTCAAGTCCTTCTAGTCACCAACCAATAACTCAAACAGTGGTGGAACCTAACTCAGCAGGGACACTGAAAGCGCACCTCTTTGTCAACTGTTACCTTTGCCCATATTGACGCTCGTGATGGAGACATCTGATTGGTCGCTGTAGTGGCTGGAGGGCCGGGATTGGCCAGGGGTCATTTGGGAGGCAGTAGGGACAGTGGCTGGGTAAGGGATGTTGGTGTGGAGGAGGATAAAGGAAGGCTCTGGATAAAGAGGTCTCTGGACTCCAGGGGAGTAGTAGGCTAGTAGATGTCCTATTTGAGCATCAGTGATGGGGGACTGGTGGTGCATTGCTGGAGGGTAGCTGTGGGACCTTCTCTGGGCCAGGCTGTTGTCCACTGCAGTCATCCTGTCGGAGCCAAGCCTCACCGGCAGCTGCTCGCTCTCCTGGATCTTCATTGGAGACTGGCGGCCTGACAGGCTCTCTGCTGATTGGCTGTGAGGGGAGGGAGTGGGAGGTGCCCTGGGGGAATGGGATGCGCTGCGGTGAAGAGGCGAAGCTGTGGGAGTGGCCAATGGTGAAAGGCTGGGAGATGGGGAACCTGGGGACAAAGGAGGGGTGTGATGAGTTAACTGTGTGCCCGAATGCATGATGCACATCAAAATACGTGCTCGTCTCACCATTACCTCTGTTCTGTGACTGGGGTGTGCTCCTGTGTGGTGAGGCTGGTACACACTGCTGAGCTTTGGGCTGCTGGTTTCTGGAGCCCTTCCCTCGTAGTACATCTGTTACCTGAGGACAGCGATCTAAAGGGTTAGGTTACCTGAGTGGACACACATTAACAGTGCTGCAATGACAACTAGTGAGTTCACTGCATCTGTGGGGCTACTGAGTGATAGCGTTCCTTAGATTATTTGTGTGTTTTATTGTTGGTACGGTTTGTCATTGTCAGTTTGTGTTGTTGCTTTGCCAATGACAAGAAAATCATTATTAGGTACAGCCACTAGAGGGAAGCACCCACAAGGATTAGTTCAGTCCTATGTCCACACTATCGTTTATTTAACCCACTAACTTCAGTTTTTATTCTCCTACACATGTGTAAAGCTATTGATTAGCGTGAAACAGAGACCCTCTTCCATAGATCCAGTGCATTCATTTTCTCCTCCCTCACCTTCTTGTTCTTGGCCACCATCGCGGGGGTGTCATTGTGGTAGTTCTTCACACTGCTGTCGGCTCTGTTCTTCAGTAGCAGCCTGGCTGTGTCTACCTGGCCTCGCCCACAGGCACTGTGCAGGGCCGTGTTGCCACTGTACGACTGGCCATTCACATTACAGTCATTCtgagggggcagggagagaggacagaggaagcgAAGCGGGAGATTGATGAGAAGATATAAGCGGTAAAAATAAGTAACATGGTTAGTCTTTGATGATAATGTGGAACTAAACAGAGTCACTTAACGTTTTTCTTGTAAATCATTTTCCCAGAAAGGAAAGAAACCTAAAAAGGGGAACAGGGGAGGACCTACGGACCATTTTAAATATAGATGAGCTGACTTCAGTAGAACAGCTGAGTCACATACAACACACGTAGCCTTACCTCTATGAGGAAGTGCACCATGTCCATATTGTGGTTCTCTACTGCGTGTATGAGAGGACTGTGGCCACTCTTGATGTCCTGCttagagagaggagaaatgggGACTCTGTAAAGTGGAACAGGAATTAATCTAGGTATTACCTGGTATTGAGTACTTGGATGATGCAGTAGGTTCAGTATGCCAGAATAACTCAAAGCCCATTTGAAATGGCCCACCATttaaggggagagatggagagttaGGTAGGGGAGGAAGGTGACTGACCATAGCGTTGATGTCCGCCCCAGCATCCAGCAGCATTCTGACCAGCTCCTTGTGTCCACCCTGTACAGCTAGGTGGAGAGGGGTgaggcctggagagagaggggaacaatAAGCAGTTAAGAAGAGAATCACACGCGCACACGCTCCAGAGCCCATGTGTATTCTAGGGGCTTTCTGCTGTTTTGAGTACAAGGCAAACCATGCTGTGCCCAGACTTGTCACACAGACCACCACAGCAGGAAAtgccctcttcccctctctgccTCACACACCCACCACCATGGGACCCACAGCCTGAGTCAAACAGGGGGATGTGAGAATCAATAATACCAGTAGATTAAGCTCTAATCATATCAAATGGGTAGGTCACTTTCAGTGCAATTCAACTTACACAACTTAAGTCAGTCAAGCAACCATTTGAAATGTGTGCTACATATAACGTTAGTATCTGTGTCGCAACTCAAATATTCCCACATGAATATGGGAATTCCCATACATTAGGCATGAATGTTGTaaacattgggggggggggggggggttactggcTTTATTTGGGGTAGTAGTGTACatctcaccgttgccacttgttgtagactcccttcagcccccagctgtgccctggacaccatatgtgaattgattgccccccccatctatcttcagagttcgtactgttaggtgacctaaactgggatatgcttaacaccccttccgtcctacaatctaagctagatgtcctcaatctcacacaaattatcaaggaacctaccaggtacaaccctaaatctgtaaacacgggcaccctcttagatatcatcctgaccaacttgcccctaaatacacctctgctgtcttcaaccaggatctcagcgatcactgcctcattgcctgcgtgcgtaatgggtccgcggtcaaacaaccacccctcatcactgtcaaacgctccctaaaacacttcagcgagcaggcctttctaactgacctggcccgggtatcctggaaggatattgacctcatcccgttagtagagaatgcctggttgctattcaaaagtgctttcctctccatcttaaataagcatgccccattcaaaaaaaatgtagaactaagaaccgatctagcccttggttcactccagacttgactgcccttgaccagcacaaaaacatcctgtggcgttctgcattagcatcgaatagcccccgcgatatgcaactcttcagggaagtcagaaaccaatattctcagtcagttaggaaagctaaggctagctttttcaaacagaaatttgcttcctgtagcactaattccaaaacgttttgggacactaaagttcatggagaataagagcatctcctaccagctgctcactgcactgaggataggaaacactgtcaccaccgataaatcttcgataatttcaataagcaattttccacggctggccatgctttccctctggctacccctaccccagccaacacctcagcaccccctgcagcaactttcccaaacccccccccacttctccttcacccaaatccaaacagctgatgttctgaaagagctgcaaaatctggatcctacaaatcagctgggctagacaatctggaccctctttctaaaattatccgccgaaattgttgcaacccctattactagcctgttcaacctctctttcgtatcgtctgagatccccaaagattggtaagctaccgcggtcatccccctcttcaaagggagagacactctagacccaaactgttatagacctatagcCATCCTGCCCTagctttctaaaatctttgaaagccaagttaataaacagatcaccgaccatttcgaaacccactgtaccttctccactatgcaatctggtttctgagctggtcatggtcacctcagtcacgctcaaggtcctaaacgatatcatcaccgccatcgataagacagtactgtgcagccgtcttcatcaacctggccaaggctttcgactctgccaatcaccgcattcttatcggcagactcaatagccttggcttctcaaatgactgcctcgcctggttcaccaactacttctcagatagagttcagtgtctcaaatcggagggcctgttgtccggacctctggcagtctctatgggggtgccagggctcaattctcgggccgactcttttctctgtatacatcaatgatgttgctcttgctgctggtgattctctgatccacctccatGCAGACAacgccattctgtatacatctggcccttctttggacactgtgctaacaaacctccaaacaagcttcaacgccatacaacactccttccgtggtctccaactgcttttaaatgctactaaaactaagtgcatgctcttcaaccgattgctgcccacaccctcccgcccgactagcatcactgctctggacagttctgacctagaatatgtggacaactacaaatacctagatgcctgattagactgtaaactctccttccagactcatattaagcatctccaatacaaaattaaatctagaatcggcttcctattttgcaacacctccttcactcatgccgccaaacataccctcgtaaaactgactatcctaccgatccttgacttcggtgatgtcatttacaaaatagcccccaacactctactcaaacTGGATGTCGtctcacagtgccatctgttttatcaccaaagccccatgtactacccaccactgcgacctctatgctctcgttggctggctctcactacatatccgtcgccaaacccactggctccaggtcatctataagtctttgctaggtaaagccccaccttatctcagctcactggtcaccatagcaacacccacccatagcacgcgctccagcaggtatattgcactggtcatccccaatgccaacacttcctttggccgcctttccttctagttctctgctgccaatgatctctgaatcaaacatctctgaagctggtgtcttatatctccctctaactttaagcataagctgtcagagcagcttaccgatcactgtacctgtacacagccaatctttaaatagcacacccgactacctcatccccatattattactaaccctcttgctcttttgcaccccagtatctctacttgcacatatcactccagtattaatgctaaattgaaattatttttgcctcatggcctattgcctacctccctactcttctacatttgcacacactgtacatagattattttgttattgactgtacgtttattTGTGTAACCctgtgtttttgtcgcactgctttgcttaatcttggccaggtcgcagttgtaaatgagaacttgttctcaactggcctacctggttaaataaaggtgaaataaataaagatCTATTATTGTTTTAGCCAAGTCATGTCTGGCATGACTACCACAAAGGAGCTGGCTATAGCATAAACAGACTGTCAATTAGGTCGCATTGGAAAGTTCAGGGGAATTTAAACTAATCCCCTGAATTGTCTCAATTGAAATTGAATCGATCCCAACATAGTAGAAGTAGTAACTTACCCTCATAGTTCCTGACCTCCAGGCAAGTCAAGATGGAGGGGTGGGAAAGGACCACAGAGAGGCAGGCCTGCTGGCCGTGTTCACAGCAGAGGTGGACCGTTGTCTGACCGTTACGGTCCAGAGCCCGCGGGTCAGCACCCGCACGCAGCAACGCCCCCACCAGCTGGGCCTGATGGGTAATCACAGCCAGATGAAGAGGGGtctgagaaagagggagataatTCATCTTTAGACAACAATCTCATTAAACAAGAACATTTGAAAACCAGGAGCCTCATAAACGTTGGATACATTTCACACTAAATATCTGCTGTCACCATTTATGAAAAGACTGCGCACGTACAAAAGTATTGATTTATAAACTTGGCATGTTTCCCGTTATAGACCCGTTCTGAAACTGCGCGTGTGAACTTACCTTAAAACACCGGCTGAAAAACGTCCATCATTCAtcttttatggtgacaataacgcCCTTATTTGCTGTATACTTTGGAAGTATTTAAATTAGGCGAGGCAATTTTCTAAAGGCAATAGCGAACTTGATCCAATGTCTTTGGAAGGGATTGTAGAATGTTAAACTTTTGCAGTGACATTTTCTGTAGTCCTAGGCTATCTGACAGGTTATGAAAGACAACTGCAAATTGCTGTGgaccttttttatttatttaaataggcaagtcagttaagaacattcttatttacaatgacggcataacccgtccaaaccctaacgacgctgggccaattgtgcgccgccctatgggactcccaatcacggccggttgtgatacagcctggaatcgaaccagggtctgtagtgatgcccctagcactgagatgcagtgccttaaaccgctgcgccactcgggacctGTAAACAGATCGTTTTGAATTTAATAGGGCCAAATGATTTGCATTTACTTTCTCTCAAACCTATGCTGCACTGCCCTCGAATTCTGAAACTATCTACTTAGTGGTAGACACAATTCAATGTAAAATATGAACTGTCTGTTCCCTTGTTAAATTCTACTGCATGTTATAAACCATGCTTACTTTGATGCATAGAGCAAAATACTTGAAATAATATCTAATAGCCCCAATTAA includes the following:
- the LOC120048633 gene encoding mitochondrial import receptor subunit TOM40 homolog, whose translation is MGNVLAASSPAPPSAPGSGVVQGGPGLVSVPPGFSMPSVPPPSVPGQPAGETGSPLPNPGTYEECHRKCKEVVPIQLEGVRLVVNKGLSNHFQVSHTVTLSTLAESGYRFGATYVGTQQTGPAESFPVMMGDMDNTGSLNAQVIHQLTSAVRSKIAIQTQQHKFVNWQCDLEYRGDDFTSAVTLGNPDVLLGSGIIVAHYLQSISPALALGGELVYHRRPGEEGAVTSLMGRYTGNNYVATLTLGGAGAHATYYHRANDQLQLGVEFEGSMRTQETAVSFGYQLDLPKANLLFKGSVDSNWVVGAVLEKKLLPLPLSLALGAFLNQKKNTFQCGVNVTVG
- the LOC120048628 gene encoding B-cell lymphoma 3 protein homolog isoform X2 yields the protein MRRTMTMNGHQTQTTVPLDLRTTKRECGNGADWTPTSKGLSVRVRVPYPTAPLTEDDCPNGNPSPTVEPLAHRCGSSLIKPPVNTGNPAVLEKKHSPAVTSHTPFTPNPGERSTTDTRTQDISSSRLPFRKRQFPTEWETPEQSRTPPEREERLSPYKDLCCRPSPPNIFLQSYDNENIGSLASVSHRQLSVASGFDNGHQSVGPVRSMQAPRPYYPYPGYPFYSWPSRSPLVVNVPVSHLQSSLYPTGHTEHLLADVSQATCQDDDGDTALHIAVVQGQDAQIQRMILLLGLVHTDLDIYNNLRQTPLHLAVITHQAQLVGALLRAGADPRALDRNGQTTVHLCCEHGQQACLSVVLSHPSILTCLEVRNYEGLTPLHLAVQGGHKELVRMLLDAGADINAMDIKSGHSPLIHAVENHNMDMVHFLIENDCNVNGQSYSGNTALHSACGRGQVDTARLLLKNRADSSVKNYHNDTPAMVAKNKKVTDVLRGKGSRNQQPKAQQCVPASPHRSTPQSQNRGSPSPSLSPLATPTASPLHRSASHSPRAPPTPSPHSQSAESLSGRQSPMKIQESEQLPVRLGSDRMTAVDNSLAQRRSHSYPPAMHHQSPITDAQIGHLLAYYSPGVQRPLYPEPSFILLHTNIPYPATVPTASQMTPGQSRPSSHYSDQSDVSITSVNMGKGNS
- the LOC120048628 gene encoding B-cell lymphoma 3 protein homolog isoform X1 translates to MRRTMTMNGHQTQTTVPLDLRTTKRECGNGADWTPTSKGLSVRVRVPYPTAPLTEDDCPNGNPSPTVEPLAHRCGSSLIKPPVNTGNPAVLEKKHSPAVTSHTPFTPNPGERSTTDTRTQDISSSRLPFRKRQFPTEWETPEQSRTPPEREERLSPYKDLCCRPSPPNIFLQSYDNENIGSLASVSHRQLSVASGFDNGHQSVGPVRSMQAPRPYYPYPGYPFYSWPSRSPLVVNVPVSHLQSSLYPTGHTEHLLADVSQATCQDDDGDTALHIAVVQGQDAQIQRMILLLGLVHTDLDIYNNLRQTPLHLAVITHQAQLVGALLRAGADPRALDRNGQTTVHLCCEHGQQACLSVVLSHPSILTCLEVRNYEGLTPLHLAVQGGHKELVRMLLDAGADINAMQDIKSGHSPLIHAVENHNMDMVHFLIENDCNVNGQSYSGNTALHSACGRGQVDTARLLLKNRADSSVKNYHNDTPAMVAKNKKVTDVLRGKGSRNQQPKAQQCVPASPHRSTPQSQNRGSPSPSLSPLATPTASPLHRSASHSPRAPPTPSPHSQSAESLSGRQSPMKIQESEQLPVRLGSDRMTAVDNSLAQRRSHSYPPAMHHQSPITDAQIGHLLAYYSPGVQRPLYPEPSFILLHTNIPYPATVPTASQMTPGQSRPSSHYSDQSDVSITSVNMGKGNS